A part of Aegilops tauschii subsp. strangulata cultivar AL8/78 chromosome 2, Aet v6.0, whole genome shotgun sequence genomic DNA contains:
- the LOC109769483 gene encoding ABSCISIC ACID-INSENSITIVE 5-like protein 3 yields MYGLTLNEVESHLGEPLRSMNLEDLLRTVLPAAARRRDGKEDGGRGVARHRERRPVGEMTLEDFLSRAGVPVAGGCAGAHWLHQYHPSGAAPVRIGPSGVGAGPVLDAVYEGGAGVLLLL; encoded by the coding sequence ATGTACGGCCTCACGCTCAACGAGGTGGAGAGCCACCTGGGCGAGCCGCTGCGGAGCATGAACCTGGAGGACCTCCTGCGCACGGtgctccccgccgccgcgcgGCGCCGGGACGGGAAAGAAGACGGCGGACGAGGTGTGGCGCGACATCGAGAGCGCCGGCCGGTGGGCGAGATGACGCTGGAGGACTTCCTCTCGCGCGCCGGTGTGCCCGTCGCCGGGGGCTGCGCTGGCGCGCATTGGCTGCACCAGTACCACCCGTCGGGGGCTGCGCCGGTGCGCATTGGCCCCTCAGGCGTCGGCGCCGGCCCAGTGCTGGACGCCGTGTACGAGGGCGGCGCTGGTGTATTACTATTGCTGTAA